The window CGACGGTCACCCGCCCGGCGGCCCGCGCCCAGGGGGGTTGGCAAAGTCGCGTCGCGGACCCGGCGGGACTCTGCCGACACCCCTTAGCGGTCGGCCGCCCGGTGGCGCTTGAGCTCGCGCCGGGCCAGCGAGCGCTTGTGCACCTCGTCCGGTCCGTCGGCCAGGCGCAGTGTGCGGTTGCCGGCCCAGAGCTGGGCGAGCGGGGTGTCCTGGCTGACGCCGGCCGCGCCGTGGGCCTGGACGGCCTTGTCGAGGATCCATTCGACGGTGCGCGGGGTGGCGATCTTGATGGCCTGGATCTCGGCGTGCGCGCCGCGGTTGCCGACGGTGTCCATCAGCCAGGCGGTCTTCAGCACCAGCAGCCTCAACTGCTCGATCCGGACCCGGGATTCGGCGATCCAGTCCTGCACCACGCCCTGCTCCGCGAGCGGGCGCCCGAAGGCCACCCGGTCCAGCGTCCGGCGGCACATCAGCTCGACGGCGCGTTCGGCGATGCCGATGGCCCGCATGCAGTGGTGGATCCGGCCGGGTCCGAGCCTGGCCTGGGCGATCGCGAAGCCGGAGCCCTCGGCGCCGATCAGGTGGCCGGCCGGGACCCGGACGCCGTCGAAGTGGACCTCGGCGTGGCCGCCGTGGTCGGCGTCGTCGTAGCCGAACACCTTCATGCCCCGCCGGACGGTGACCCCGGGGGTGTCGCGCGGGACGAGGATCATGCTCTGCTGACGGTGCGGCTCGGCGCCGGGGTCGGTCTTGCCCATCACGATGAAGATCCGGCAGCGCGGGTTCATCGCGCCGGTGATGTACCACTTGCGCCCGGTCACGACGTACTCGTCGCCGTCGCGCTCGATCCGGGTGGCGATGTTGGTGGCGTCCGAGGAGGCGACGTCGGGCTCGGTCATCGCGAAGGCGGAGCGGATCTCGGCGTCCAGCAGGGGCCGCAGCCACCGCTCGCGCTGCTCGGCGGAGCCGAACTGGGCGAGCAGCTCCATGTTGCCGGTGTCCGGGGCGGCGCAGTTGAGGGCGGGCGGCGCGAGCTGCGGGCTGCGCCCGGTGATCTCGGCGAGCGGCGCGTACTGGAGGTTGGTCAGGCCGGCGCCGCCCTGCCCCGGCCGGTCCGGGTGGTCCGGGTGGTCCGGGTGGTCCGGCCGGTCCGGGTGGTCCGTGTGGTCCGGGTGGTCCGGCAGGAAGAGGTTCCACAGGCCCTGCTTGCGGGCCTCGGCCTGCAGCTCGGCGACGATCGGCGGCACGTCCCAGACGGGCCGGGCGGGGTCGGCCAGCTCGGCCTCCAGGACGGCTTCGGCCGGGTACACGTGCCGGTCCATGAAGGCCAGCAGGCGCTCGCGCAGCTCTTCGGTCCGGGCGTCGTAGGCGAAATCCATCGGTCGGTGCTCCTACCGGGCGGTGAGGGTGGTCAGGCCGTGTTCGGCGAGGACGGGTGCGATCTCGGCGGCCCGCTCGAAGCCGGCGCCGAGGGTGCGGCCCTGCCGGAAGCGGAAGTGGATGCCCTCGGCGACGACGGCGAGCTTGAAGGAGGCGAAGGCCACGTACCAGTCGAGGTCGGCGGCGGCGCGTCCGGTGAGTTCGGCGTAGCGGGCGACGAGTTCGGCGGCGGCGGGGAAGCCGGGGGCGGTGGCGGCGGAGGGGATGATGCCGCCGCCGACACCGGCGAGTTCGGTGTACATCACCAGCAGGCCGACGTCGGTGAGCGGGTCACCGAGGGTGGACATCTCCCAGTCCAGGACGGCGGTGATGGCGTCGTGCCCGTCGACGAGCACGTTGTCCAGCCGGTAGTCGCCGTGGACGAGCGCGGGCGCCGGGGAGTCGGGCAGCCGGGCGGCGAGCAGCTCGTGCAGCCGGTCGACGCCGGGCAGGTCGCGGCTGCGGGAGGCGGCGAGCTGGGTGGACCAGCGGCGCAGCTGGCGCTCCAGGAAGCCCTCGGGGCGGCCGAAGTCGGCGAGGCCGACGGCGGCCGGGTCGATCCGGTGCAGGGCGGCGAGGGTGTCGACCAACCGCTCGCCGAGGGCGTGGACGCGCTTCTCGCCGAGGGCGGCGAGCGGGCCGGCGTCGCGGTGCGCGGTGCCGGGGACGTACTCCATCAGGTACCAGGGCGCGCCGAGGACGTCCGCACCGGTGTCCAGCAGCAGGGTGGCGGGGACGGGGACGCCGGTGCCGCGCAGGGCGGTCATCACCCGGTGCTCGCGGCCCATGTCGTGGGCGGTGGCCAGCACGTGCCCGAGCGGCGGGCGGCGCAGCACCCAGCGGGAGGTGCCGTCGGTCAGCAGGTAGGTGAGGTTGGAGCGGCCGCCCTCGATCAGCTCGGCCCGCAGCGCGCCCCGGACGGTGCCGGGCAGTTCGCGGTCCAGATGGCCGCGGAGCCGGTCGAGGTCCAGCCCGGGCGGGTCGGCGGGGGTGTCGGGCATGGGCTCACTCTCCTGGTCAGCGTTTCTGACTAAGCGCTTGCTTAGCATTCAGCGGAGGGCTGTGCGCTGTCAATGCCGCCGTACCGCCACAATGTCGCCATGAGGTTGATCCACACCCTGGCCGGCGCGCTGATCCTGGTGCTCACCGTCGCGAGCATCCTGCGCACCCTGGTCGTGCCGCGCGGCCTGTACTCCTCCCTGGTGCACCGGCTCTGGCGGGGCCTGCGGGCGCTGCTGCGGCTGTCCGCCACGCCCTTCGGCGGCTACCGCGCCCAGGACCGGGCGCAGACCTGGCTGGCGCCGCTGATCCTGCTGGGCATGCTCGGGGTGTGGCTCGGCAGCATGCTGCTCGCGTACACCCTGCTGCTGCACGGCACCTCGCGGCTGAACTGGGCGGTCTCCTTCCGGGAGGCCGGCTCCAGCCTCTTCACCCTCGGCTTCGCCAGCGGGGACCGGCTCCACCTCTCGGTCATCGACTTCATGGCCGCCGCCAGCGGCCCGCTGGTGATCGCCCTGCAGATCGCCTACCTGCCGACCCTGTACGGCGCCTACAACCGCCGCGAGGTGGAGGTGACGCTCCTCAAGTCCCGGGCCGGCGAACCCGCCTGGGGCCCGGAGCTGCTGGCCCGGCAGTCCCTCGTGGACACCGAGACCGCGCTCCCCCAGCTCTACCGCGACTGGGAGCGGCTCGCCGCCGACATCGGCGAGAGCCACTCCAACTACCCCGTACTGCTGTCGTTCCGCTCCCCGCAGCCGAACCGCAGCTGGGTGGTGGGCCTGATCGCCGTCATGGACGCCGCCGCGATCCACCTGGCGATCAACCCGCGCTCGGCGCCGCCCGAGGCCCGCCTCGTCCTGCGGGCCGGCTTCACCGCGCTGCGCGACGTCGGCAGCTCGCTGCGCGTCGCCTTCGACCCGGACCCGGCGCCGGACAGCCCGATCCGCCTCAGCTTCACCGAGTTCGACGCGGCGGTGGCGATGATCACCGCCGCCGGGTTCCCCCGCGAACGCTCCGCCTCCGACGCCTGGCCGCACTTCCACGGCTGGCGCGTCAACTACGAGGCCCTGGCCTACGAACTGGCCCGCCGCAGCGACGCCGTGCCCGCCCTGTGGACCGGCCCGCGCGACTTCACCGCCCCGCCCATCCCCCCGGCCCGCCCCGCCGACCGCCGACCGGAGGCACCGCCCCAGGGCTGGTAGGCCGGCGGCCACCCGGCCGGACGTCAGTACCCGGGTGCGCCGCCGTCGGGCCACCGGCACGCCCGGGCCATCGCCACCAACGGCGGCGCCTCGGCGGTGGGCGGGACCTCGTTCACGACCTGGTAGCCCCACGCCTCGTACAGGGCGAGCACCTTGCCGCCCCCGGCCGCCGGGTTGACCATCAGCATGACGCGCCCCTCGCCACGGCCGCCCGTGAGCCCCTCGTGGATCCGGCGCGCGGCACCGGTGCCGCGCCAGCGTGCGCGCACCCCCAGCTCCCTGAGCGCGAAGGTCGGCGCGGCCGTCAGCTCCGGAGGTGTCGCCCTGGCCAGCCGGGCCCACCAGCGGTCGCCGGACTCCACGGTGTTGCCGTACGCGTACCCGACCGGCTCGGTGCCGTCGTACCCGAGGACGGCCTCGAACCCCGGCTGCCCGCTGTGCAGCTCCAGGCGCTCGACGAAGGCCGCGACGGCGTAGTTCGGCAGGTGCAGCAACGGCGCCCGCACCTCCGCGTACAGCGCGACCAGCGCCCGGCGCAGGGCCGCCGTCAGTTCCCGGTGGTGGCGCAGCACCGTCTCCGTCATGGGGCAGCCCTCTCCGGCTCGCGAACGTCCTGCTCCCACGGTTCCGCACGAACACCGCCCGCCGCCAGAGGGGGTTCGGCACGCCGCCGAACCGGCCGAGCACGTCGGCCGCGCTCCGGGACCGGGTATCGCGGCCCCGGCCGTGGGGCGGCGGTCGCGTCGGCCGGCCGCCGCACGGGCGCGGCGCGTCAGACGTCGACCGGGGCGGCGGTGGCCAGCGAGCGCTCGGCGGCGGAGAGGATCTCGACCACCCGCAGGCCGAAGGCCGCGCCGCAGGGGTGTGGCTCGCCGGTGCGGGCGGAGTCGCGCAGGGCGTCCAGGGCGCGGTGGAGCGCGGCCAGCGGGCCCTCGCCGCGCTCGGGGAGGTGGACGACGCCCGACTCGCCGCGCAGCTCCATGCCCGTGCCGCCGGCCGCGAGCGGGGCGGTCAGGCTGAGCGCGAGGGTGCTGGACGCGCCACCGGCGTGCAGCAGCACGAGGTGGACGGTGTCCCGGGGGCCGGCGACCGCGGTCACCCGGACCGCGTCGCCCAGCACCGGGAGCAGCACCGAGAGCGCGTGGGGGCCGACGTCCCAGAGCGCGCCCTTCTCCTGCCGCCAGGGCGAGGCCGCGTACGGGCTGGTGCTGTCGGGTGCGAAGACCGAGCCGAGCCAGTCGGAGCGGCCGGTGAACCAGCCGCCGGTGGCGGCCTGCTTCTCGATCCACGGCAGCTGCTCGCCGCCGAAGCGGACGGTGAAGAAGACCACCGTGGCGACGCCGTGCGCCTCGGTGGCCTGGACGACACGCCGGGCGTCCGGGACGGTCAGCGCGACCGGCTTGTCCAGCAGCAGGTGGCAGCCGGCCTCGGCGGCGCGCACCGCGAGGTCCGCCTGGACGGTCGGCGGCAGCGCGATGGAGACGGCGTCCACCTCGGCGAGCAGCCGGTCGAGGTCCTGGTGGCCGGGCACGCCGTGCGCCTCGCCGAGCGCGGCGGCCGCCTCGGGCCGGCGGCCCCAGACGCCCGCGAGCTCGAAGTCGGGGTGCTCCGCCAGTACGGGCGCGTGCACCCGCTCCGCCCAGGGGCCGGTGCCCAGCAGTCCGATCCGCATGCTCTCTCTTCTCCCTCGCTCGTCCCTGCCCGGCGCCGTCGCGCGCTGCTCAGCGCTGGACGCGGGCCAGGGTGAACCCGTCGTAGCCCTTGCTGCCGACCGTCTGTACGGAGGTCGCGGACACCCGCGGCTCGGCGGCGATCAGGTCGTGCAGCCGGCGGATCGCGACCACCGCCGGGTCGTCGCTGTCCGGGTCGGCGACGGCGCCGCGGCGCACCACGTTGTCGACCACGATCAGCGAGCCCGGGGCGGTGAGCTCCAGCGCCCGGGCGAAGTACTCGGGGTTGCTCTGCTTGTCCGCGTCGATGAACACCAGGTCGAACGGCTCGGCGCCGTCCGCCACCAGCGCGGCCAGCGAGTCGGCGGCGCGGCCGAGCCGGACCTCGGCGACCTTCTCCAGGCCCGCCCGCGCGAGGTTCGCCCGGGCGACCTCGGCGTGCGCCGGGTCGATCTCCAGGGTGATCAGGGTGCCGTCGGCGGGCAGTGCCCGGGCCAGCCAGATCGCGCTGTAGCCGCCGAGCGTGCCGACCTCCAGGATGCGCCGCGCGCCCTGGGTGAGGGCCAGCAGGTGCAGCAGCTTGCCCTGGTTGGGCGCCACCGCGATGGGCGGCAGCCCCGCGGCTTCGGCGGCGGCCGTCGCGGCCTCCAGCACCGGGTCGTGCCCGACCAGCCGCTCGGAGAAGTAGGCATCCACCGCGTCCCACGTCTGCTCCGCCACAACGCCCTCCACCTGCTGCTTTACATGCCACCGCCGGGGTAGCCCGATGCTACCCCGGCGGGAGGACAGCTCTGCTGGAACGCTCCGTGACGATCAGTCCACCGCGGGAGCGCCCACCGCGGGCTCGGCGGCGGCGGCCGCCGCCTCCTCGGCCTCCCGGGCCCGGGCGGCCTTGCCGGCCCGGCGCTTCATCAGCCAGGCCGAGAGGGCGCCGCCGGCCGCGGCCAGCAGCAGACCCACCCAGGAGAAGCGCGACAGCCACTGCTCGGCGACCTTGCCGACCTGGTACACCAGCAGGGTGGTGCCGCCGGCCCAGACCACGCCGCCCAGCACGTTGGCGATCAGGAACTTCCAGTACGGCATCTTCAGCGCGCCCGCGAGCGGGCCGGCGAAGATCCGCAGCAGCGCGATGAAGCGGCCGAAGAAGACCGCCCACATGCCCCACTTCTGGAACGAGCGCTCGGCACTGGCCAGGTGGTCCGGCCCGAAGTGCTTGGGGAACTTCCGTCCGAGCTTCTCGAACAGCGGCTTGCCGCCCTTGCGCCCGATCGAGTAGCCGATCGAGTCGCCGATGATCGCCCCGAGGATCGCGCAGACCGCGACCCAGACCGGGCTGACCACACCGCGGGCGGACAGCAGGGCCGCCGACACCAGGGCGATCTCGCCGGGCAGCGGGATGCCCAGGGACTCCAGCCCGATGATCAGCGCGACCAGGGCGTACACCGCACCCGGTGGGACGCTCTCGATCCAGGCGTCGATGTGCAAGGCCGTACCTCCGTGGCAGGACGAGATCCGTTCGTGGGACGGGCCGTGCCCGGTCCGGCGGGTCTCGACGACGATCCGATGGCGGCACCAGGCCGCTCCCCGAAAGATGCAGCCTAACGTGCCGGGCGGCCTGTCCCCCCGGCCGATCACCCCCGATTACGACGTACGACACACCTCCGTGGTTCCGGATGGCGGCACCCGGCGTCGGGAAGCGGGGCCGGGCCCGCACGCCCCGGCGGACGGTGGCCCGGTGGTCGGTGTCGGAGCGCGGGCGGCGTCCGGGGTCAGACGCGGTACGCGGCGACGTAGCGGGCGGGGTCCCGGTGGAGGTCGCCGCGCCAGCGTCGCAGGCAACGGTCGGCGAACGTGCTGCCGGTCTCGACGAGGTCGTCCAGCGGGTCGAGGCAGGCGGGGACGTGCGGAGGCTCGACGCCGGCGGCGACACGGGCGGACAGGCCGGCCCGGGCGAGGCGGAGGAGTTCGGCGGCGAGGGGTCGGACGGGGTCGCCACCGAGCTTGGCGGACAGGCCCAGGGCGGGGAGCGCGGCGAGTGCGGCGTGATGGTCCTGCGGGGTGTAGTGCCCGAGCAACTCCCAGACTGCGGCTCAGGATTCGGGGTGCTACGTCAGACCGGTCCACAGGGAACGGCGACCCGGCCCCGCGCTCCGGGCACCGGGTGCGGGAGGGAACGCGGGAACGCAAAGCTCGTATCGAACATCGACACCGCACCTCTCCGCCGCGGGACTCCCGCCCAGCCTCGGCGAGGCATCGTTCGCATGCCACCCAGCGGCACCCATCCGGCGACCGCCCGGTGGCGCCGGGCCGGCCCCCGCCGGCGACGGATCAGCGCGCGCCGGCCCTGGAACGGCGGTGGTAGTCCACGGTGACGATCGCGAGCAACGGGCCCCAGAGCAGCAGCGGGGCGTAGCAGAGGGTCATGGCCAGACCCGCCAGGCCGTGCGGGGCCTCCGGGTTGCCCATGGCGTTCGGGCCGTACCACCCGCCGAAGCCGGCGGCGAAGGTGAGCGCGGTGACCGCCACCGCCCCCAGTCCGGCGGGGACCACGGCGGCCCATGGACGCACCCGGCGGCCGCCGATCAGCGGCAGCCAGCTGGGGGTGACCCGGCCCCAGGGGCGGACCAGGCCCAGGGAGAGGAAGGCCAGCGTCTCGGCGAGCGCGCTCAGGGCGAGCACGTAGAGGGTGGCCCAGCCCGGCATGTGGGCCGTCATCTGCCGTTCCATCGCCCCGGAGAATCCGACCGGGATGCCGACGCCCAGGGCGACCCGCCAGAGCCCGGACGGGACGGCGGTCAGCGCCGCGACCTTGGCCACCCGGACCGCCCACGGTGCGGCGGGCCGGTACGGGAGCGGGGTGGCGACGGCACTGGTGGTGGGGGTGACCGCGGTGTCCAGCATCGGAGTTCCTCTCGTCGTTCGGTGTGCCTCCAGCCTGGCGGCGGGGCCGGTACCGGCGGCAGATGCCGATCGGGAGGTCCGCGGGCGCCCCGCCGCCCCGGCATGTGCCGTTCGGCACGGGTGGCGGCGCCGCCCGGTGCATAGGCTGGGCGCATGATCGGGGAATGGGGGAGCATCGTGCCGGTGCTCGCGGTGGCGGCCGCAGTGCGGATCGGACGGCCACGGCCGACGGCGGCGGCGGGGGTGGTCTCGCTCGCGCTGACCGCCGTCGGGGCGGCGCTGGGCGGCTTCGGCGAGGACGGCCCGGCGGGGCCGGTCGGGGTGGCCGAACTGATCGGGCTGCTGGTCCTGGTGACGGTGACGGTGCGCACCGGCCGGGGCCGGGTGGCCGTCGGGGTCCTGGCGGCGGCGCTGCTCTGCTGGCCGCTGCGCTATGCCGCGCCGGTCGAGGGCTGGCAGCAGGTCGGACTCCTCGGCTTCGGCGCGGTCGGGGCCCTGGGGGCGGCGCTGGTCGGCTTCTACCTCTGGTCGCTGGACGGCCTCCGGCGCCGCGAGGTGGCGGCCGCACGCCGGGCCGAACAGCTGGAACTCGCCCACGACCTGCACGACTTCGTGGCCCACGACGTCAGCGGGATGGTCGCGCTGGCCCAGGCCGGCGGCTTCCTGGCGGAGCCGCACCCCGAACTGGCCGGGGTGTTCCGGCGGATCGAGCAGTCCGGCCAGCAGGCGCTCTCCTCGCTGGACCGGACGGTCGCCCTGCTGCGCACCCCGGACGAGGACGCCGCCGGCCGCCGGGCCCCGCAGCCCGGCCTGGCCGAACTCCCCGCGCTGGCCGAACGGTTCACCGCCTCCGGGGCCGCCGAGGTCCGGCTCGACCTGCCGGAGCGGCCGGTCGGCCGGGAGGCCGGGGCCACCGTCCACCGGATCGTGGTCGAGGCGCTGACCAATGTCCGGCGGCACGCCCCCGCCGCCCGATCGGTCACCGTGTCCGTCCGCCGACTCGACGGGCAGCGGCTGGAGTTGACCGTCGCCGACGACGGCGGAGCGGTGGAGAGCCCGCCCCGGCACCGGGGCGGGCACGGCCTGAGCGCCCTGGCCGCCCGGGTCGAGGCGCTCGGCGGTACGCTCGACGCCGGGCGCGCCGGGCAGGGCTGGCTGGTCACCGCCACGTTTCCGCTGCCGGCCGAAGGGGCCTCATGAGCATCCGCGTCCTCCTGGCCGACGACCACGACGACGTCCGCGCGGCCTACCGGATGATCCTGGACGCCCAGCCCGACCTCACCGTGGTGGCGGAGGCCGCCGACGGCCTCGCCGCGTTCGAACAGGCCCGCCTGCTCCGCCCCGACGTGGTGCTGGCGGACATCCGGATGCCGAAGCTGGACGGCCTGGAACTGACCCGGCGGCTGGCCGGGCCCGAGGTAGCCGACCCGCTGCGGGTGGTCGTGGTGACCACCTTCGACCTGGACGAGTACGTGCACGCCGCGCTCCGGCACGGCGCGGCCGGCTTCCTGCTCAAGCGGTCCAGCCCCGCCCTGCTGGTCGAGGCGGTCCGGGCGGCGGTGGCCGGTGACACCCTGATCAGCCCGCAGGTCACCGTCCGGCTGCTGCGTCAACTGGCCGCCCCCGCCCCGGCGTCGCCGCAGGCGGAGCCCGTCGAGCCGCTGACCCCGCGGGAGACCGAGATCGCCGGGCTGGTCTCGGGCGGGGCGACCAACGCGGAGATCGCCGAGCAGTTGTTCATCTCGGCCGGCACGGTCAAGAACCACCTGGCGAACATCCAGCGCAAGCTCGGCGTGCGGAACCGGGTCGGCATCGCCGCCTCGGTCTGGGGCGACCGCCGATAGCGGGAGGGCCGTCGATAGCGGGACGGCCGGTGATAGCGGGACGGCCGGTGATAGCGGGACGGCCGGTGATAGCGGGACGGCCGGTGAGGCCGGCGGCCGCCTACGGGGGCGGCAGGAGGCTTCCCAGCGGGCCGAGGTCGAGGTTCAGGTCGGCGCGGTTCAGGCCGTAGCGGGCGCAGAGGTCGTCCATCCTGTCGTGAAGCGCCATCAGGGTCGCACCGAGTCGCTCCTCCTGCTCCTCGCTGAGGTCCCCGGCGTCGACCCGGCGCAGCGCCTGGCGCTCCATGAGCTGCCGCAGGAGTTCGACCAGGGTGAGCACGAGCTGGACCAGGTCCCGTTCGACGTTCTCGGGGTCGGTGCCGTCGGTGTTGATCCTGCGGGCCGGGTGGGGCTGCCGGTCCCGCACCCGACGGCCGTCCTCGGGGGACGCGGGCAGCAGGCGGAACGCGCGATCGGCGGCCGCGGCGACCTCCGCGTAGCGACGGTCCCGGCCGTCACGCTCGGCGCGGTCGGCGCGGCCGGTGTCACCGTCGCGGCCGGCACCGCCGGTCCGACCGGCGTCCGAGGGGCTCACGGCCCATCACCGCCGAGCCGCCTGCCGTCCTGCCACGGGGAGAGCTCCGGGCCGCTGATCGAGACGATCAGGGCCCGCAGCGAGATGCGCACGAGGTCGACGTCGGCGACGGACAGCACGATGTCGCCGGTGAGGACGACACCCCCGCCCAGCAGCCGGTCCAGGAGGTCGACGAGGGCGATCCGGCGGTCCGGCAGCGGCTCCTGCCCGCCGTACCGGTCGCCCGGCCCGGGCTGCTGACCGTTCATACCGGCCGTTCACCACCCGTCGGCTCGTCCTGGGGCAGGACGGCGAAGGAGTAGGGCGCCCACGGGCCGGTGACCTCGACGCGGACCCCGTTCAGCCCCTGCCCCGCCCGCAGGACGTCCTCGCGGAACACCCCGGCCCGCTCCACGGGCACCAGGTAGGCGTCGTTGAGCACGTTCTCGCCCTGCTCCCCCACCGGCTCCCCGCTGTGGACGCGGTGGTGCGCCCGGGCCACCGCCAGTCGGGCTGCGGCGGCCTCCACCCGGGCCGCCGCCTGTTCCGCGGCGCGGTAGCGCTCCGCGTGCCGGTCGCGCACGGCCCTCCGGGCGTGCAGGTAGGCCCGGCCCGGCCCGACGTCCGCGGGCGGCGGACCCTCGGGCACCGGATCCGGTGCCGGAGCCTCGACATAGATCTTCACGCCCCATTCGACCTGCGCCGCGAGCCGGGCGAGCGCCGCCGTGAACTCGTCCTGCCGGGCGTCGAGGGCGCTGCGCACGCCGTCGTCGTCGAAGTACACCGTCGCGAGGCGCAGCGGGAGGACGGTGGTGACCGCGGCGAGCGCGGCGACCACGGCGTGGTGGGCCCGGGCCGCGGTTTCGAGCCACTGGAGGTCCTCCAGGTGCTCGGCGAGGGCGTCCTGCCGGAAGTCCTCGGCGGGTACGCGGCTGACGGCCGCCGCGAGCCCGGGGTCTTCGGCGTGCAGGAGCAGCACCGGGGCGCCGGCGATCCCGTGCGCGCCGGCGGCGGCGGGCCCGAGGGCTTCGGTGCTCCTGGCGACGGCGTAGGCGTAGACGACGGTGCCGGCCATCACTCCTCCCGGGTGCGTCGCGTGCGGGGCGCCGGGGCGGCGCGCTTCGCGCGTGCGGGGCGGCGGACGGGGGGCTCCTCGGCGGCCGGGGGCAGGCCCGGCTCCGCCCGCAGCCGGGCGAGTTCGCCGCGCAGGCGCTCGTTCTCGGCCTCCAGTTCCCGTGCCGGCTCCCGGTCGGCGGCCGGCAGGCGGTCGCCCCGGGCGCGCGAGGAGAGCGAGGGATCGTGCTCCCACCAGTCGATGCCCATCTCCTTGGCCTTGTCCACCGAGGCGACCAGCAGGCGCAGTTTGATGGTGAGCAGTTCGATGTCGAGCAGGTTGATCTGGATGTCACCGGCGATGACGATGCCCTTGTCGAGGACGCGTTCGAGGATGTCGGCGAGGTTGGCGGAGGAGCCCTGGGCGTAGGGCGGTGCGGCTCGGGAGGAGGTGGAGCCGAACCTGTCGGCGATGGGTTGTGTCACGACCGTTCGGCCTTCCTCTCCTGGTTCGGGCCCCTGGCCGGGGCCGGACGCATCACGGCTCCCCGCGCTGCCATGCCCTGATCTCGTCCAGCCGGTCGAGGAGTTCGTCCTCCCGCCGGTCGAAGGTCTCCTCGTCGATGTCGCCGGCGAGCAGGGCCTGCTCCAGTTCGGCCAGTTCGCGTTCGACGGGCGCGGGATCGTAGTACTGCTGCTCGGCTGCTTCCTGGATGCGTTCGGCCACCCACACGGCGCCGCGGACGGGTGCCAGCGGCAGGGTGAGGATCTGCGTGATCAGACCCATGGCTTCCTCGCTTCCTCCGCATCATCTTCTCCGCGTCGCTTTCTGCGCGTCCTCGGACTCAGACGAAGCTGTACGCGGGCAACGGACCGTGCAGGCGCAGGTCCACGCTGTCACCGAGTTCGGCTGCGAGGCCCTTCTCGGCCGTCAGGAAGGCGTCCTCGGCGTCACGGGCGACGAGGAACGAGATGCTCAGGAAGACGTCGCCGGACGGCGGGGAGGATCGCTCGTCGCGCGCATGGGGCCGCAGTGCCTGGGTGATGCCGGCGGCGAGGGCCTCCTGGCGGGCGCGCACCTCCTGGGAGACGAGTTCGCCGAGCACCACCGGGGCGTCGGGGGCGGCGCGCCCGCCGCGGATCTCGTCGTTGAGGCGCCGGGCCTCCGGCGACTCCGCCAGGATCCGGCGCAACAGGCTCTCCTCGTCCTCGGTGGCCTTGAGGTGGAACTCGGCGCACCCGTCGAGTTCGCTCAGCCGGGCCGCGTACTGCTCGGCGTTTTCGGTGAGGGCCGCGCGGACGGCGTCGTCGTCGGGGGCGGTCAGGCCGAAGCGCAGCGGGAGAACCGTGCCGCCGGCCATGAGGCGCTCCTGCACCGCCTGGTGGGCGGCGAGGTCGCGGCGTTTGGCGCGCAGGCCGGGCGGCGCGTCGCTGACGACCGCGGTCAGCCGTCCGCCGTCGACGGTCCGCAGGGCGGCGGGGTCCGCTCCGACTCCCGCGAGGCCGCTCAGGTCGAGCGGATGCGTGCCGGCGACGATGGAGTAGACGTAGACGGCCATGGTTCACTCCTCGCGGTGCCGCGCCGGTCGGCGGGCCGGGCGCTCGCGCTTCTCGGCGGGCTCCTTCTCCTCGTCGCGGCCGCCGCGCACGGCGTCGGTGACGGC of the Kitasatospora sp. NBC_01246 genome contains:
- a CDS encoding Gfo/Idh/MocA family protein; this encodes MRIGLLGTGPWAERVHAPVLAEHPDFELAGVWGRRPEAAAALGEAHGVPGHQDLDRLLAEVDAVSIALPPTVQADLAVRAAEAGCHLLLDKPVALTVPDARRVVQATEAHGVATVVFFTVRFGGEQLPWIEKQAATGGWFTGRSDWLGSVFAPDSTSPYAASPWRQEKGALWDVGPHALSVLLPVLGDAVRVTAVAGPRDTVHLVLLHAGGASSTLALSLTAPLAAGGTGMELRGESGVVHLPERGEGPLAALHRALDALRDSARTGEPHPCGAAFGLRVVEILSAAERSLATAAPVDV
- a CDS encoding phosphotransferase family protein, encoding MPDTPADPPGLDLDRLRGHLDRELPGTVRGALRAELIEGGRSNLTYLLTDGTSRWVLRRPPLGHVLATAHDMGREHRVMTALRGTGVPVPATLLLDTGADVLGAPWYLMEYVPGTAHRDAGPLAALGEKRVHALGERLVDTLAALHRIDPAAVGLADFGRPEGFLERQLRRWSTQLAASRSRDLPGVDRLHELLAARLPDSPAPALVHGDYRLDNVLVDGHDAITAVLDWEMSTLGDPLTDVGLLVMYTELAGVGGGIIPSAATAPGFPAAAELVARYAELTGRAAADLDWYVAFASFKLAVVAEGIHFRFRQGRTLGAGFERAAEIAPVLAEHGLTTLTAR
- a CDS encoding response regulator transcription factor, whose translation is MSIRVLLADDHDDVRAAYRMILDAQPDLTVVAEAADGLAAFEQARLLRPDVVLADIRMPKLDGLELTRRLAGPEVADPLRVVVVTTFDLDEYVHAALRHGAAGFLLKRSSPALLVEAVRAAVAGDTLISPQVTVRLLRQLAAPAPASPQAEPVEPLTPRETEIAGLVSGGATNAEIAEQLFISAGTVKNHLANIQRKLGVRNRVGIAASVWGDRR
- a CDS encoding sensor histidine kinase, whose amino-acid sequence is MIGEWGSIVPVLAVAAAVRIGRPRPTAAAGVVSLALTAVGAALGGFGEDGPAGPVGVAELIGLLVLVTVTVRTGRGRVAVGVLAAALLCWPLRYAAPVEGWQQVGLLGFGAVGALGAALVGFYLWSLDGLRRREVAAARRAEQLELAHDLHDFVAHDVSGMVALAQAGGFLAEPHPELAGVFRRIEQSGQQALSSLDRTVALLRTPDEDAAGRRAPQPGLAELPALAERFTASGAAEVRLDLPERPVGREAGATVHRIVVEALTNVRRHAPAARSVTVSVRRLDGQRLELTVADDGGAVESPPRHRGGHGLSALAARVEALGGTLDAGRAGQGWLVTATFPLPAEGAS
- a CDS encoding DedA family protein codes for the protein MHIDAWIESVPPGAVYALVALIIGLESLGIPLPGEIALVSAALLSARGVVSPVWVAVCAILGAIIGDSIGYSIGRKGGKPLFEKLGRKFPKHFGPDHLASAERSFQKWGMWAVFFGRFIALLRIFAGPLAGALKMPYWKFLIANVLGGVVWAGGTTLLVYQVGKVAEQWLSRFSWVGLLLAAAGGALSAWLMKRRAGKAARAREAEEAAAAAAEPAVGAPAVD
- a CDS encoding acyl-CoA dehydrogenase family protein; protein product: MDFAYDARTEELRERLLAFMDRHVYPAEAVLEAELADPARPVWDVPPIVAELQAEARKQGLWNLFLPDHPDHTDHPDRPDHPDHPDHPDRPGQGGAGLTNLQYAPLAEITGRSPQLAPPALNCAAPDTGNMELLAQFGSAEQRERWLRPLLDAEIRSAFAMTEPDVASSDATNIATRIERDGDEYVVTGRKWYITGAMNPRCRIFIVMGKTDPGAEPHRQQSMILVPRDTPGVTVRRGMKVFGYDDADHGGHAEVHFDGVRVPAGHLIGAEGSGFAIAQARLGPGRIHHCMRAIGIAERAVELMCRRTLDRVAFGRPLAEQGVVQDWIAESRVRIEQLRLLVLKTAWLMDTVGNRGAHAEIQAIKIATPRTVEWILDKAVQAHGAAGVSQDTPLAQLWAGNRTLRLADGPDEVHKRSLARRELKRHRAADR
- a CDS encoding GNAT family N-acetyltransferase translates to MTETVLRHHRELTAALRRALVALYAEVRAPLLHLPNYAVAAFVERLELHSGQPGFEAVLGYDGTEPVGYAYGNTVESGDRWWARLARATPPELTAAPTFALRELGVRARWRGTGAARRIHEGLTGGRGEGRVMLMVNPAAGGGKVLALYEAWGYQVVNEVPPTAEAPPLVAMARACRWPDGGAPGY
- a CDS encoding O-methyltransferase, translating into MAEQTWDAVDAYFSERLVGHDPVLEAATAAAEAAGLPPIAVAPNQGKLLHLLALTQGARRILEVGTLGGYSAIWLARALPADGTLITLEIDPAHAEVARANLARAGLEKVAEVRLGRAADSLAALVADGAEPFDLVFIDADKQSNPEYFARALELTAPGSLIVVDNVVRRGAVADPDSDDPAVVAIRRLHDLIAAEPRVSATSVQTVGSKGYDGFTLARVQR